The following coding sequences are from one Diabrotica virgifera virgifera chromosome 2, PGI_DIABVI_V3a window:
- the LOC114340923 gene encoding elastin-like isoform X7: MKAFLVFVASLSLAVASTTDTKNQKVEDKKNLKRHLDHGISYGGDLSGSLGIGGGISDIGSGISGIGGGISGIDGGISGIGSGISGIGGGISGIGGLSDAAGLSGYGSGGSGIIGGDIIGGGIIGGVSGYDGGFSGYSNGLSGGVLGGAGYGYGAAGLQQNTHEVRRITQKVPVPVPQPYPVTVTKTVPVPQPVPVTVPRPYPVPVKVPVPYEVPKPYNVRVPQPVAVPVKVPVPVVVPRPYPVPITKTVPVPVERKVLVKQLVKVPQPVPQPYPVPVTRYEQVRVPTPVYVKDRKVLHTVSKSYQPLPGKQIVLRPQVAPQIPQYANGGIGGLYGAGGSIGGYGVGGSIGGYGVGGSIGGYGVGGSIGGYGVGGSIWGYGVGGSLGSYGAGYGLGGLGSAGYGSLGSSVVGDYSALGGSGVNGLLSSGYSSIGSAGVGIVGGAGLEHVHSHVL, translated from the exons ttTGTAGCCTCTTTGAGCTTGGCTGTTGCCAGTACTACTgacactaaaaaccaaaaagtCGAAGACAAGAAAAATTTAAAACGTCACCTTGACCACGGTATCAGCTACGGAGGAGATCTGTCGGGATCTTTAGGCATCGGTGGTGGCATCTCAGATATCGGCAGCGGCATCTCAGGCATCGGTGGTGGCATCTCAGGTATCGACGGCGGAATCTCAGGTATCGGCAGCGGCATCTCAGGCATCGGTGGTGGTATCTCAGGTATCGGCGGTCTGTCTGACGCTGCTGGTCTTTCTGGGTACGGTAGTGGTGGCTCAGGAATAATCGGCGGGGACATAATCGGTGGTGGAATAATCGGCGGCGTTTCTGGATACGATGGCGGTTTTTCCGGATATAGCAACGGTTTAAGCGGAGGTGTATTGGGAGGTGCAGGATATGGTTATGGAGCAGCAG GTCTTCAACAAAATACTCACGAAGTTCGTCGTATAACTCAGAAGGTTCCAGTACCAGTCCCTCAACCTTACCCTGTTACCGTCACCAAAACCGTTCCCGTTCCACAACCCGTACCAGTGACAGTTCCAAGACCATACCCTGTTCCAGTGAAGGTTCCAGTACCATACGAAGTACCCAAGCCATACAACGTTAGAGTTCCTCAACCAGTAGCAGTCCCTGTTAAAGTTCCCGTGCCTGTGGTAGTCCCAAGACCATATCCAGTTCCGATTACCAAAACCGTACCCGTGCCAGTAGAAAGGAAAGTACTTGTTAAG CAATTGGTAAAAGTACCACAACCGGTACCACAACCCTACCCAGTACCTGTAACCAGATATGAACAAGTAAGAGTACCTACCCCTGTATACGTAAAAGACCGTAAAGTATTACACACTGTCTCTAAGTCGTACCAACCTCTGCCTGGAAAGCAAATCGTACTTAGACCTCAAGTAGCTCCTCAAATTCCACAATACGCAAATGGAGGCATTGGTGGTTTATATGGTGCCGGTGGCTCTATTGGGGGCTATGGAGTCGGTGGCTCTATTGGGGGCTATGGAGTCGGTGGCTCTATTGGGGGCTATGGAGTCGGTGGATCTATTGGGGGCTATGGAGTCGGTGGATCTATTTGGGGCTATGGAGTCGGTGGCTCTCTTGGTAGCTATGGAGCCGGTTATG GTTTGGGAGGTCTTGGCAGCGCAGGCTACGGCAGCTTAGGAAGCTCTGTCGTTGGTGATTACAGTGCTTTAGGTGGTTCTGGAGTAAACGGGTTATTATCTTCTGGATATAGCAGTATAGGGAGTGCAGGAGTAGGCATTGTGGGAGGTGCCGGTTTAGAACACGTCCATAGCCACGTATTATGA